Proteins encoded by one window of Halosolutus amylolyticus:
- a CDS encoding ABC transporter permease — MLGELFQVLFDGLTIGVAYVLLAAGLSVIFGVMHVINFAHGELFALGAYFALALVAPFGGAGFFLALLVAPLLVGVVGVAIERYTVRPLYGRNPLYHILLTFGLVLVINDLIYLVWGTGSTSLALPAVLSGSIDVLGLNTSVYNVFIIVFGSVVALAVWAVLEHTKYGLIIRAGSQDRQMVRNLGIDIDRYYSLVFGGGAALAAVAGIILGGYRTVSPGMGMSIIIPAFVVVVLGGLGSFRGAVVGGLLVGIIQTFLRTYVPFFEGLVIFLLMIAVLLFRPRGLFGVEFEEEGGGDLLTGTDGGILDPRTRTRLGLAVVGVLAVVPLGVGTLYSSYAVTFVIEVLIWALFALSLDFVMGYTGLVSLGHALFYGLGAYAVAIALLYVSGSAIVAIGFAIVVSAAIAWFVGYLSIRVSGVYFAMITLAFAELFYNALYRDPRGLTGGSEGQFGLSTYYGIAGMGVSLDDVALFLGPVVLTGQSLFYYIALASLVAAFLLTRRMLESPFGAVLKSIRENEQRATFLGYETTVYKRRAFVVSGALAGVAGGLFTLNAGYATPSFAYWLHSGEVIVMVILGGLGTLYGPIVGAAVFFGLEGILTDFTGRWRLVLGTIFVLFVIFLPRGLVSLPAQVAPYVMGGSGPGPDATEPTPDEPGVRGDD; from the coding sequence ATGCTCGGAGAACTCTTCCAGGTCCTGTTCGACGGGTTGACGATCGGCGTCGCCTACGTGTTGCTCGCCGCCGGACTGTCGGTCATCTTCGGCGTCATGCACGTCATCAACTTCGCCCACGGGGAACTGTTCGCGCTCGGGGCGTACTTCGCGCTCGCACTCGTCGCCCCGTTCGGTGGGGCCGGCTTCTTCCTCGCGTTGCTCGTCGCCCCGCTGCTGGTCGGCGTCGTCGGCGTCGCGATCGAACGCTACACGGTGCGGCCGCTGTACGGTCGGAATCCCCTCTATCACATCCTGCTCACGTTCGGCCTGGTGCTGGTGATAAACGACCTGATATACCTCGTCTGGGGGACGGGGAGCACCAGCCTCGCCCTGCCGGCGGTGCTCTCGGGATCGATCGACGTACTCGGGCTCAATACCAGCGTCTACAACGTGTTCATCATCGTCTTCGGGAGCGTCGTGGCGCTGGCCGTCTGGGCGGTCCTCGAACACACGAAGTACGGGCTGATCATCCGGGCCGGGTCCCAGGACCGGCAGATGGTTCGGAACCTCGGGATCGACATCGATCGGTACTACTCGCTGGTCTTCGGCGGGGGTGCGGCGCTCGCCGCCGTCGCGGGCATCATCCTCGGCGGCTACAGGACGGTCAGCCCGGGGATGGGGATGTCGATCATCATTCCGGCGTTCGTCGTCGTCGTCCTCGGCGGCCTCGGCAGCTTCAGGGGCGCCGTCGTCGGCGGTCTCCTCGTCGGGATCATCCAGACGTTCCTGCGTACCTACGTCCCGTTCTTCGAGGGACTGGTGATCTTCCTGCTGATGATCGCCGTCCTCCTCTTTCGGCCCCGCGGACTGTTCGGCGTCGAATTCGAAGAAGAGGGCGGCGGCGACCTCCTGACCGGCACCGACGGCGGGATACTCGACCCGCGGACCCGGACCCGCCTCGGACTCGCGGTGGTCGGCGTGCTCGCGGTGGTTCCCCTCGGGGTTGGGACGCTGTACTCGTCGTACGCGGTCACGTTCGTGATCGAGGTCCTTATCTGGGCGCTGTTCGCGCTCAGTCTGGACTTCGTGATGGGCTACACGGGACTGGTCTCGCTCGGCCACGCGCTGTTCTACGGGCTCGGGGCTTACGCGGTCGCGATCGCCTTGCTCTACGTGAGCGGTTCCGCGATCGTCGCGATCGGGTTCGCGATCGTCGTCTCCGCGGCGATCGCCTGGTTCGTCGGCTACCTCTCGATCCGCGTCTCCGGGGTCTACTTCGCCATGATCACGCTCGCCTTCGCCGAGTTGTTCTACAACGCCCTGTACCGGGACCCGCGCGGGCTGACCGGCGGTTCGGAGGGCCAGTTCGGGCTCTCGACGTACTACGGGATCGCCGGGATGGGAGTCTCGCTCGACGACGTCGCGCTCTTTCTCGGTCCCGTCGTACTGACCGGGCAGTCGCTGTTTTACTACATCGCGCTCGCGAGTCTGGTCGCCGCGTTCCTGCTTACCAGGCGGATGCTCGAGTCGCCGTTCGGCGCGGTGCTCAAGTCCATCCGCGAGAACGAGCAGCGGGCGACGTTCCTCGGCTACGAGACGACCGTCTACAAGCGGCGCGCGTTCGTCGTCAGCGGCGCGCTGGCCGGCGTGGCCGGCGGGCTCTTCACCCTCAACGCGGGGTACGCGACGCCGTCGTTCGCCTACTGGCTCCACTCCGGCGAGGTGATCGTGATGGTCATTCTCGGGGGGCTGGGAACGCTCTACGGTCCGATCGTCGGCGCGGCGGTGTTCTTCGGCCTCGAGGGGATACTCACGGACTTCACGGGCAGGTGGCGGCTGGTGCTCGGGACGATCTTCGTCCTGTTCGTCATCTTCCTTCCGCGCGGACTGGTGTCGCTCCCGGCCCAGGTCGCCCCGTACGTGATGGGCGGCTCCGGTCCCGGCCCGGACGCCACCGAACCCACGCCGGACGAACCGGGCGTCAGAGGTGACGACTGA
- a CDS encoding GNAT family N-acetyltransferase — MTIDTCPAWDPGDCEGATGCPPRCPRFVDKHGEPILVEPFEPPRFDALASMYVDYPEPHRSMGVPPVGRERIASWLERLVERGFNVVAVHDGSVVGHAAYSPCSSVEPQFVVFVDPAYHDRGIGTELCRHVIAYAADAGHEALVLDVDATNERAVHVYRRMGFETIDRSGNDLRMRLPFDEPIVETVQLPPAERPAAH, encoded by the coding sequence ATGACGATCGACACCTGCCCCGCCTGGGACCCGGGAGACTGTGAAGGGGCGACGGGCTGTCCCCCTCGCTGTCCCCGGTTCGTCGACAAGCACGGCGAACCGATCCTGGTCGAACCGTTCGAGCCACCGCGTTTCGACGCGCTCGCCTCGATGTACGTCGACTATCCCGAACCCCACCGATCGATGGGCGTTCCGCCCGTCGGCCGCGAGCGCATCGCCTCGTGGCTCGAGCGCCTGGTCGAACGCGGCTTCAACGTCGTGGCCGTCCACGACGGGTCGGTCGTCGGCCACGCGGCCTACTCGCCGTGCTCGAGCGTGGAACCCCAGTTCGTCGTCTTCGTCGATCCGGCGTACCACGACCGCGGCATCGGGACCGAACTCTGTCGGCACGTGATCGCCTACGCCGCCGACGCGGGCCACGAGGCGCTCGTGCTCGACGTCGACGCCACGAACGAGCGGGCGGTACACGTCTACCGACGGATGGGGTTCGAGACGATCGATCGAAGCGGGAACGATCTCCGGATGCGGCTTCCGTTCGACGAACCGATCGTCGAGACGGTGCAGTTGCCGCCCGCGGAACGACCGGCGGCCCACTGA
- the paaK gene encoding phenylacetate--CoA ligase PaaK — protein MSYTQIETAPREEIRELQNERLRETVRNAYENVEYYRDAFDEAGVAPGDVQTIDDIQQLPFTTKADFRDEYPDGLFAVDDEDIRRIHASSGTTGKPKIVSYTAEDLDVWSEVVARSLVASGVEPGDTVQNGYGYGLFTGGLGLHYGIEELGATVIPIGGGQTQRQVELLQDLESDAIACTPSYSLYLAETAEEMGIDPTELPVSTVIFGAEPCTDPMREEIEERLGANGIDIYGLSEIIGPGVSNECHEAQDGLHIWEDHFYPEVIDPQTGEPLPEGEEGELVLTTLSKAALPAIRYRTGDLTTLTYDECECGRTMVRMDNITGRADDLLIVRGVNLYPSQIEEVVLEFDAIAPYYRIDLYREDALDRLELTIEREPDVDVAEAELRDRVLTRLENVLSFTPDELIVADPGGIERTEVGKVKRVYDHR, from the coding sequence ATGAGTTACACGCAGATCGAGACGGCACCGCGGGAAGAGATTCGGGAACTGCAGAACGAACGGCTCAGAGAGACGGTCCGCAACGCCTACGAGAACGTCGAGTACTACCGGGACGCGTTCGACGAGGCCGGCGTCGCGCCGGGGGACGTCCAGACGATCGACGACATCCAGCAGTTGCCGTTCACGACGAAGGCGGACTTCCGCGACGAGTACCCCGACGGCCTCTTCGCCGTCGACGACGAGGACATCCGCCGCATCCACGCCTCGTCGGGGACGACAGGCAAGCCGAAGATCGTCTCCTACACCGCCGAGGACCTCGACGTGTGGAGCGAGGTCGTCGCCCGGAGCCTCGTCGCGTCCGGCGTGGAACCGGGTGATACGGTCCAGAACGGTTACGGCTACGGGCTGTTCACGGGGGGCCTCGGCCTTCACTACGGGATCGAAGAACTCGGGGCGACGGTCATCCCGATCGGCGGCGGCCAGACTCAGCGACAGGTCGAGTTACTCCAGGACTTGGAGAGCGACGCGATCGCGTGTACGCCCTCGTACTCCCTGTACCTCGCCGAGACGGCCGAAGAGATGGGGATCGATCCGACGGAACTGCCGGTCTCGACGGTCATCTTCGGTGCCGAACCCTGTACCGATCCGATGCGCGAGGAGATCGAAGAGCGACTCGGGGCGAACGGGATCGACATCTACGGCCTCTCGGAGATCATCGGCCCCGGCGTCTCCAACGAGTGTCACGAGGCCCAGGACGGGCTCCATATCTGGGAGGATCACTTCTACCCCGAGGTGATCGACCCGCAAACCGGCGAACCCCTGCCCGAGGGCGAGGAGGGCGAACTCGTACTGACGACGCTGTCGAAAGCGGCCCTGCCGGCCATCCGGTATCGCACCGGCGACCTCACCACGCTCACGTACGACGAGTGCGAGTGCGGCCGGACGATGGTTCGCATGGACAACATCACCGGCCGGGCCGACGACCTCCTCATCGTCCGCGGGGTCAACCTCTATCCCAGCCAGATCGAAGAGGTCGTCCTCGAGTTCGACGCGATCGCGCCGTACTACCGGATCGACCTCTACCGGGAGGACGCCCTCGATCGCCTCGAACTCACGATCGAGCGCGAACCGGACGTCGACGTCGCCGAAGCGGAGTTGCGCGACCGCGTGCTCACCCGACTCGAGAACGTCCTCTCGTTCACGCCGGACGAGTTGATCGTCGCCGATCCCGGCGGCATCGAACGGACCGAGGTGGGGAAAGTCAAGCGCGTCTACGATCACCGGTAG
- a CDS encoding MaoC/PaaZ C-terminal domain-containing protein has translation MAYSYEPHHFEDFEEGQEFQSVGRTVTETDFVMHSALAGDWTELHTNKEYAEDGPFDGRIAHGPMTFVHATGFVYRSGIVERTAYAFLGMNYMDIPNPVYIGDTISLEMEVTEKNDVDHDDAGIVVLDTEMTNQDDTVVFQGDMKFLIHRKE, from the coding sequence ATGGCATACAGTTACGAACCGCATCACTTCGAGGACTTCGAAGAGGGACAGGAGTTCCAGAGCGTCGGACGCACCGTCACGGAGACCGACTTCGTCATGCACTCGGCGCTGGCCGGGGACTGGACGGAGCTTCACACCAACAAGGAGTACGCCGAAGACGGCCCGTTCGACGGCCGCATCGCCCACGGTCCGATGACGTTCGTCCACGCGACGGGGTTCGTCTACCGATCGGGGATCGTCGAGCGGACGGCCTACGCCTTCCTCGGGATGAACTACATGGACATTCCGAACCCGGTCTACATCGGGGACACGATCTCGCTGGAGATGGAGGTCACCGAAAAGAACGACGTCGACCACGACGACGCGGGGATCGTCGTCCTCGACACCGAGATGACCAACCAGGACGATACCGTCGTCTTCCAGGGCGACATGAAGTTCCTCATTCACCGCAAGGAGTGA
- a CDS encoding ABC transporter substrate-binding protein: MTKGGTGHGRRRDVLKAITAGSVAGLTGLAGCVGDPEEVSEGDDGEFDTVQFGVLEPFTGEFSDLAEERHQGTELAIQQINESDEYDFEIEYSEYDTQLDPATATQRAQEAVQSDDAGFITGCISSSAALAINDFALENEVVYTPGAADVSITGDNCNEYVFRFETNTAQIAEAMAQWTADELGDRIFYHIADYAYGESVLNEVETRMESISDSYEQVDVTRSDPGSTDFEAFISQITNATDDADALVVGMTGADLAIFLSQASERGLQDDIPIVTTTGSFRAVRAGAGAGAYNTYSGVRYVPSIETGDNQAFVEAYESEYDAVPDNFSRVGYESIRMVANGIREAGSRDPTTVAETLSGLEHETIFGPNEFRECDQQAMNPVWMGECVEPDGGDLADVELLTDLSGEDAAPDCEDTDCGL; this comes from the coding sequence ATGACCAAGGGTGGCACGGGTCACGGCCGGAGGCGAGACGTTCTCAAAGCAATAACTGCGGGAAGCGTCGCCGGACTGACTGGGTTGGCCGGTTGTGTCGGCGATCCGGAAGAGGTCTCGGAGGGTGACGACGGGGAGTTCGATACGGTCCAGTTCGGCGTCCTCGAGCCGTTCACGGGCGAGTTCAGTGACCTCGCCGAAGAGCGACACCAGGGGACCGAACTCGCGATCCAGCAGATCAACGAGAGCGACGAGTACGACTTCGAAATCGAGTACAGCGAGTACGACACGCAACTCGATCCGGCGACGGCGACGCAGCGGGCCCAGGAGGCGGTCCAGTCCGACGACGCGGGGTTCATTACCGGCTGTATCTCGAGTTCCGCCGCGCTCGCGATCAACGATTTCGCGCTCGAGAACGAGGTGGTGTACACGCCGGGCGCGGCCGACGTCTCGATCACGGGGGACAACTGCAACGAGTACGTGTTCCGGTTCGAGACGAACACCGCACAGATCGCCGAGGCGATGGCCCAGTGGACCGCCGACGAACTCGGCGATCGGATCTTCTACCACATTGCGGACTACGCCTACGGCGAGTCGGTCCTGAACGAGGTCGAGACGCGGATGGAGTCGATCAGCGACTCCTACGAACAGGTCGACGTGACCCGATCGGACCCGGGGTCGACCGACTTCGAGGCGTTCATCAGCCAGATCACCAACGCGACCGACGACGCCGACGCGCTCGTCGTGGGGATGACCGGTGCCGACCTCGCGATTTTCCTCTCGCAGGCCAGCGAGCGCGGGCTCCAGGACGACATTCCGATCGTGACGACGACGGGATCGTTCCGCGCCGTGCGGGCCGGTGCCGGCGCGGGTGCGTACAACACCTACAGCGGGGTTCGATACGTGCCCAGCATCGAGACCGGTGACAACCAGGCGTTCGTCGAGGCGTACGAGTCCGAGTACGACGCCGTCCCGGACAACTTCTCGCGCGTCGGCTACGAGTCGATCCGGATGGTCGCGAACGGGATCCGCGAGGCCGGATCGCGCGATCCGACGACGGTCGCGGAGACGCTCTCCGGACTGGAACACGAGACGATCTTCGGCCCGAACGAGTTCCGGGAGTGCGATCAGCAGGCGATGAATCCCGTCTGGATGGGCGAGTGCGTCGAACCGGACGGCGGCGACCTCGCGGACGTCGAACTCCTGACGGACCTCTCCGGGGAGGACGCGGCACCTGACTGTGAGGACACCGACTGTGGCCTGTAA
- a CDS encoding ABC transporter ATP-binding protein gives MAMETTTSERSTTDEPILRTENLVKKFGQFTATDRVDLTVRRGEFRCIIGPNGAGKTTLFNLVSGALPVTDGSIYFDGEEITTLSPSQRVRRGIGRSFQISNIFGGLTVRENVRLAAQSIGRDQYNAVESLFKPTDRYDEMNDRTDRILDRVGLADVADETADALAYGDKRRLEIGVVLATDPDLVLFDEPTAGMSVEETQETIDLIEEVLVDQTLLLIEHDIELVMELSDRITVLNRGQILAEGTPEEIAENQDVQDAYLGGMVE, from the coding sequence ATGGCTATGGAAACGACCACATCCGAACGATCGACGACCGACGAACCGATCCTCCGGACGGAGAACCTCGTCAAGAAGTTCGGCCAGTTCACGGCGACCGATCGGGTCGACCTGACGGTGAGACGGGGCGAGTTCCGGTGCATCATCGGCCCGAACGGCGCGGGCAAGACCACGCTGTTCAACCTCGTCAGCGGTGCGCTCCCCGTCACCGACGGGTCGATCTACTTCGACGGCGAGGAGATCACCACCCTGTCGCCCTCGCAGCGAGTGCGCCGCGGGATCGGCCGCTCGTTCCAGATCTCGAACATCTTCGGCGGACTCACCGTGCGCGAAAACGTCAGGCTCGCCGCGCAGTCGATCGGCCGCGACCAGTACAACGCCGTCGAATCGCTGTTCAAACCGACCGACCGGTACGACGAGATGAACGACCGGACCGATCGGATCCTCGACCGGGTCGGCCTCGCCGACGTCGCCGACGAAACGGCGGACGCGCTCGCCTACGGGGACAAGCGACGGCTCGAGATCGGGGTCGTGCTCGCGACCGACCCCGATCTCGTCCTGTTCGACGAACCGACCGCCGGCATGAGCGTCGAGGAGACCCAGGAGACGATCGACCTGATCGAGGAGGTGCTGGTCGACCAGACGCTGTTGCTCATCGAGCACGACATCGAACTCGTGATGGAACTCTCCGATCGAATCACCGTGTTGAATCGCGGGCAGATCCTCGCCGAGGGGACGCCCGAAGAGATCGCCGAGAATCAGGACGTACAGGACGCCTACCTCGGGGGGATGGTCGAATGA
- a CDS encoding enoyl-CoA hydratase/isomerase family protein → MHVHDADGVRHLTFDRPDVRNAFTATVARELADALADLDPTELDAVVLAGEGEAFSAGGDVEAMAEREETPKQAYDRVRTTLGRVAERALTSPVPIVAKVDGDAVGAGLSLVAASDFAYAGESSRFGASFVNVGLVPDAGATVTLPRLVGLRKAKELALTGRLVDAAEAERLGLVNETVPDDELDDRVDDLLATLAARPTENVGLAKRAIHDNLGRSWRDGLDREAHVQTLAYGTDAHEEGVEAFLEGRSPTFD, encoded by the coding sequence ATGCACGTCCACGACGCTGATGGCGTCCGGCACCTCACGTTCGACCGACCCGACGTTCGAAACGCGTTCACCGCGACGGTCGCGCGCGAACTCGCGGACGCCCTTGCGGATCTGGACCCGACCGAACTCGACGCCGTCGTCCTCGCGGGGGAGGGCGAGGCGTTCAGCGCGGGCGGCGACGTCGAGGCGATGGCCGAGCGCGAGGAAACCCCGAAGCAGGCGTACGATCGCGTCCGTACCACCCTCGGCCGCGTCGCGGAGCGGGCGCTGACGAGTCCCGTCCCGATCGTGGCGAAAGTCGACGGCGACGCCGTCGGTGCGGGGCTCTCGCTGGTCGCGGCGTCGGATTTCGCCTACGCCGGCGAGTCGTCCCGATTCGGCGCGTCGTTCGTCAACGTCGGCCTGGTTCCCGACGCGGGCGCCACGGTGACGCTGCCGCGACTCGTCGGATTGCGAAAAGCGAAGGAACTCGCGCTCACCGGCCGACTGGTCGACGCCGCGGAGGCCGAACGGCTGGGACTCGTCAACGAGACGGTGCCCGACGACGAACTCGACGATCGGGTCGACGACCTCCTCGCGACGCTCGCGGCCCGGCCGACCGAGAACGTCGGGCTCGCAAAGCGGGCGATCCACGACAACCTGGGCCGATCGTGGCGCGACGGACTCGATCGGGAAGCCCACGTCCAGACGCTCGCGTACGGAACGGACGCCCACGAAGAAGGCGTCGAGGCGTTCCTCGAGGGGCGATCCCCGACGTTCGACTGA
- a CDS encoding universal stress protein, with translation MYRILVGLDTDVERATTQASTIESMPGAADEITAILAHVFQENPEGRSVQQLDGVRHVAASFDERGVDYEYYEASGEPAPELIAAADETDADMICLSGRKRTPTGKVIFGSVTQSVILGTDRPVVTVSPEGEP, from the coding sequence ATGTACCGGATACTGGTCGGACTCGACACCGACGTGGAACGGGCGACCACACAGGCGTCGACGATCGAGTCCATGCCGGGTGCGGCCGACGAAATCACGGCGATACTCGCACACGTCTTCCAGGAGAACCCCGAGGGGCGATCGGTCCAGCAACTCGACGGCGTCCGGCACGTCGCAGCGTCGTTCGACGAACGCGGCGTCGACTACGAGTACTACGAGGCGAGCGGGGAACCGGCACCCGAACTGATCGCCGCGGCCGACGAGACGGACGCGGACATGATCTGCCTCTCGGGACGGAAACGCACGCCGACGGGGAAGGTCATCTTCGGCAGCGTCACGCAGTCGGTCATCCTCGGAACCGACAGGCCCGTAGTGACCGTCAGTCCCGAGGGTGAACCGTAG
- a CDS encoding FAD-binding and (Fe-S)-binding domain-containing protein, giving the protein MATEPSADPAADRRANYDYRSDDVDRPALVADLTAVVDCEVRADSYSRQLYATDASAYEVTPIAVAAPESTADVVGIVEYCADRGIPVLPRGGGTSLAGQTVNRAVVLDFTRHMNEIREIDPESRTATVQPGTILGTLNETLASHDLKFAPDPAWGDKSAIGGAIGNNSTGSHSLVYGKTDAYIEECEAVLADGTVTTFSEVTLEEITRRADPDGDLEGRIYAEIDRILAEDADLIEKTYPDLKRNVSGYNLDRLVAEVRGEPLPGSEESATAESSRTEGGETPEAGGEPGTVNLARLLAGSEGTLAIVTEATVSLEPVPETKAVSLLCYRDLHEAMRDVETILEHDPAAVEVLDDVLIDLARDTAEFGPVTGMLPEGTNAVLLVEFYAADADHGREQVAGLLADRVPSATPAGEPAADAPSSNSEPLAIDALEAYDDAERAKLWKLRKSGLPILLSRTTDEKHISFIEDTAIPPAKLPEFVERFEAILEAHDTYASFYAHAGPGVLHVRPLVNTKTEVGLDQLHGIADDVTDLVVELGGSVSGEHGDGRARTQWNRKLYGDRLWEIFKDLKTAFDPDWLLNPGQVVFREDDPTDLREHLRFDPDYEFEAGFDPELEWTNDNGMQGMVELCHGCGGCRGEQSTTGGVMCPTYRASREEITATRGRANALRGAMSGDLAPGDAFTDEFVEEVMGLCIGCKGCAIDCPSEVDMAKLKAEVTHEYHQRNGSTLRDRLFANVATLSKWGSQLAPFSNVLPKLPGARTLLDATVGIAADRPLPTFHATTFRDWFAYRGGAQVDPDAADRRVVLYPDTYTNYSHPEAGKAAVRVLEAANVHVTVPDDLGDTGRPAFSKGFLETAREAARTNVRTLAPLVEDGRDVVVIEPSDAVMFQSDYRDLLTGESVDRVADATYGVCEYLDTFRLDDSIAFDRDPESGPTLTYHGHCHQKATRKDHHAVGVLRRAGYAVDPLDSGCCGMAGSFGYETEHASMSDAIARILYDQVADSDGERVVAPGASCRTQLENRPGADEEPPTPIELVAAAIE; this is encoded by the coding sequence ATGGCCACGGAGCCGAGCGCCGACCCGGCCGCCGACCGGCGTGCGAACTACGACTACCGGAGCGACGACGTCGATCGCCCGGCGCTCGTCGCGGACCTGACGGCGGTCGTCGACTGCGAGGTGCGTGCCGACTCCTACTCGCGCCAGTTGTACGCGACGGACGCGAGCGCCTACGAGGTGACCCCGATCGCGGTCGCCGCCCCCGAGTCGACGGCCGACGTCGTCGGCATCGTCGAGTACTGCGCCGATCGGGGGATTCCGGTTCTCCCGCGGGGTGGCGGGACGAGCCTCGCCGGCCAGACGGTCAACCGGGCCGTCGTGCTGGATTTCACGCGACACATGAACGAGATCCGTGAGATCGATCCCGAGTCCCGGACGGCGACGGTCCAGCCGGGCACGATCCTCGGGACGCTGAACGAGACCCTCGCGTCCCACGACCTGAAGTTCGCACCCGACCCCGCCTGGGGCGACAAGAGCGCGATCGGGGGCGCGATCGGGAACAACTCGACTGGATCGCACTCGCTCGTGTACGGCAAGACCGACGCCTACATCGAGGAGTGCGAGGCCGTTCTCGCCGACGGCACGGTGACGACGTTCAGCGAGGTCACGCTCGAGGAAATCACCCGGCGGGCCGATCCCGACGGCGACCTGGAGGGTCGGATCTACGCCGAGATCGATCGGATCCTCGCGGAAGACGCCGACCTGATCGAGAAGACGTACCCCGATCTCAAGCGAAACGTCTCGGGCTACAACCTCGATCGGCTCGTCGCGGAGGTCCGGGGCGAGCCGCTGCCGGGTAGTGAGGAGAGCGCGACGGCGGAGTCGTCGCGAACCGAAGGCGGTGAAACCCCCGAAGCTGGCGGCGAGCCGGGCACGGTCAACCTCGCGCGGCTCCTGGCGGGCAGCGAGGGGACGCTCGCGATCGTCACCGAGGCGACGGTCTCGCTCGAACCGGTACCCGAAACCAAGGCGGTCTCCCTGCTCTGTTACCGGGACCTCCACGAGGCGATGCGGGACGTCGAGACGATCCTCGAACACGATCCCGCGGCGGTCGAAGTGCTAGACGACGTGCTGATCGACCTCGCCCGCGATACCGCGGAGTTCGGCCCCGTCACCGGGATGCTCCCCGAGGGGACGAACGCCGTCCTCCTCGTGGAGTTCTACGCCGCGGACGCCGATCACGGCAGGGAGCAGGTCGCCGGCCTGCTGGCCGATCGCGTTCCATCGGCGACGCCTGCCGGGGAACCAGCCGCGGACGCGCCGAGCAGTAATAGCGAGCCGCTCGCGATCGACGCGCTCGAGGCCTACGACGACGCGGAGCGCGCGAAACTCTGGAAACTCCGCAAGTCCGGCCTGCCGATCCTGCTCTCGCGAACGACCGACGAGAAGCACATCTCGTTCATCGAGGACACCGCGATTCCACCCGCGAAGCTCCCGGAGTTCGTCGAACGCTTCGAAGCAATTCTCGAGGCTCACGACACCTATGCGAGCTTCTACGCCCACGCCGGTCCCGGCGTGCTCCACGTCCGCCCGCTCGTGAACACGAAGACCGAGGTGGGCCTCGACCAGCTTCACGGCATCGCGGACGACGTGACGGACCTCGTCGTCGAACTCGGAGGCTCGGTCTCCGGCGAACACGGCGACGGCCGCGCCCGGACCCAGTGGAACCGGAAGCTGTACGGCGATCGGCTCTGGGAGATCTTCAAGGACCTCAAGACGGCGTTCGACCCCGACTGGCTCCTCAACCCCGGACAGGTCGTCTTCCGGGAGGACGACCCCACGGACCTGCGCGAGCACCTGCGGTTCGACCCCGACTACGAGTTCGAGGCGGGGTTCGACCCCGAACTCGAGTGGACCAACGACAACGGAATGCAGGGGATGGTCGAACTCTGTCACGGCTGTGGCGGCTGCCGCGGCGAGCAGTCCACGACCGGCGGCGTGATGTGTCCGACCTACCGCGCCAGCCGCGAGGAGATCACGGCCACCCGCGGGCGGGCGAACGCGCTCCGGGGAGCGATGAGCGGCGATCTGGCGCCCGGCGATGCGTTCACCGACGAGTTCGTCGAGGAGGTGATGGGGCTGTGCATCGGCTGCAAGGGCTGTGCGATCGACTGCCCGAGCGAAGTCGACATGGCGAAGCTCAAGGCCGAAGTGACTCACGAGTACCACCAGCGAAACGGGTCGACGCTCCGCGATCGGCTCTTCGCCAACGTCGCGACCCTCTCGAAGTGGGGGTCCCAACTCGCGCCGTTCTCGAACGTCCTCCCGAAACTCCCGGGTGCTCGCACGCTGCTCGACGCGACCGTCGGCATCGCCGCCGATCGCCCGCTCCCGACGTTCCACGCGACGACGTTCCGGGACTGGTTCGCGTACCGCGGCGGGGCGCAGGTCGATCCCGACGCGGCCGATCGGCGCGTCGTCCTCTACCCCGACACCTACACCAACTACAGCCACCCCGAGGCGGGCAAGGCGGCCGTCCGCGTGCTGGAGGCGGCGAACGTCCACGTGACGGTCCCCGACGACCTCGGCGACACCGGCCGGCCGGCGTTCTCGAAGGGGTTCCTCGAGACGGCCCGCGAGGCCGCCCGGACGAACGTCCGGACGCTCGCGCCCCTCGTCGAGGACGGCCGAGACGTGGTCGTGATCGAACCCTCCGACGCGGTCATGTTCCAGTCGGACTACCGCGACCTGCTCACCGGGGAGTCCGTCGACCGGGTCGCGGACGCCACCTACGGCGTCTGCGAGTACCTCGATACGTTCCGGCTGGACGACTCGATCGCGTTCGACCGGGACCCAGAGAGCGGGCCAACCCTGACCTACCACGGCCACTGCCACCAGAAGGCGACCCGGAAGGATCATCACGCCGTCGGCGTCCTCCGGCGGGCGGGCTACGCCGTCGACCCCCTCGACTCGGGCTGTTGCGGGATGGCCGGGAGCTTCGGCTACGAGACCGAACACGCCTCGATGAGCGACGCGATCGCCCGCATCCTCTACGACCAGGTCGCCGACAGCGACGGCGAGCGGGTCGTCGCTCCCGGGGCCTCCTGCCGAACCCAACTCGAGAACCGCCCCGGCGCGGACGAGGAGCCGCCGACGCCGATCGAACTCGTGGCCGCGGCGATCGAGTGA